The Castanea sativa cultivar Marrone di Chiusa Pesio chromosome 11, ASM4071231v1 genome contains a region encoding:
- the LOC142617641 gene encoding subtilisin-like protease SBT4.6 yields MTAMSSIISPYHFLLILLVAAHSICCGATGKEKDVYIVYMGSLPEGQYSPTSHHLSLLEEVLGESAATESIVRSYTRSFNAFAARLSNEEQQRIASKKEVLSVFPSRTLQLQTTRSWEFIGLTETAKRNPTVESDVIIGVLDTGIWPESESFSDKGYGPPPKKWKGACKGGSNFTCNNKIIGARVYTSDEDSSVRDEEGHGSHTASTAAGSKVPDASFYGVAKGIARGGVPSARIAAYKVCDSIGCAGDGILAAFDDAIADGVDLISISLGGDQPMAVESDIISIGSFHAMEKGILTVNSAGNKGPSVSSVISVAPWLFSVAASSKDRKIITKVVLANGKTLTGNAVNSFTLNGTKFPLVYGKAASTSCSDILARHCIEGCLDSRLVEGKIVVCNDPEGIVETYRVGALGTIILGDDQKDVSFVSPLPASILATDQYSVLQSFLNSTKNPQGSILKSETTKDTHAPVVASFSSRGPNSILEDILKPDISAPGIDILAAYSPVASVSLFVKDKRHAKYSILSGTSMACPHVTGAAAYIKTFHPDWSPSAIKSALMTTAWPMNATIQGQYEDGEFAFGAGHINPVKAKAPGLVYEASKDDYLKMLCSINITTFGTCPKHVTGSPKDLNYPSIQAQVNAVKKFTVEFPRTVTNVGPGNSTYVAKVDVADSDIKVSVKPGTLSFKYSGEKKSFVVTVSGKGLKVTSRLSASLVWSDGTHNVRSPIVVYTNSF; encoded by the exons ATGACTGCTATGTCTAGCATTATATCCCCTtaccatttccttttgattctctTGGTCGCCGCCCACAGCATTTGTTGTGGTGCTACAGGCAAAGAGAAAGATGTTTACATTGTGTACATGGGTTCACTACCAGAAGGTCAATATTCTCCTACAtctcaccatctcagccttcttgaAGAAGTTCTTGGGGAAAG TGCCGCCACTGAGTCCATAGTTAGAAGCTATACTAGGAGTTTCAATGCATTTGCAGCCAGACTCAGTAATGAAGAGCAACAAAGAATTGCTA GCAAGAAGGAAGTGCTATCTGTCTTTCCAAGTAGAACTCTCCAACTTCAAACAACAAGATCATGGGAATTCATCGGTTTAACCGAGACTGCAAAACGAAATCCTACTGTCGAGAGTGATGTAATAATTGGTGTCCTAGATACTGGAATTTGGCCTGAGTCTGAAAGTTTCAGCGATAAAGGTTATGGTCCACCACCTAAGAAATGGAAGGGCGCTTGTAAAGGTGGCAGCAACTTTACTTGCAACAA TAAGATTATTGGAGCTCGAGTTTACACCTCGGATGAAGATAGTTCCGTAAGGGATGAGGAAGGTCATGGTAGCCATACTGCCTCAACAGCAGCTGGTAGCAAAGTACCAGATGCAAGTTTTTATGGAGTGGCAAAGGGCATCGCGCGAGGAGGGGTTCCATCCGCAAGGATTGCTGCATACAAAGTCTGTGATTCTATTGGGTGTGCAGGCGATGGCATCCTTGCTGCCTTTGATGATGCTATTGCAGATGGGGTTGACCTCATTTCCATATCACTAGGTGGAGATCAACCGATGGCTGTTGAATCTGATATTATTTCTATTGGTTCTTTTCATGCAATGGAGAAAGGTATACTCACCGTTAATTCAGCTGGAAACAAAGGTCCTTCTGTATCATCAGTAATAAGTGTTGCACCATGGTTGTTCTCCGTAGCAGCCAGCAGCAAAGATCGTAAAATTATTACTAAGGTTGTTCTTGCAAATGGAAAGACACTCACT GGAAATGCAGTAAATTCTTTCACACTGAATGGAACTAAATTTCCTTTGGTTTATGGGAAAGCTGCTTCAACAAGTTGTTCTGATATTTTAGCTCG GCATTGCATAGAAGGTTGTTTGGATAGCAGATTGGTGGAAGGAAAAATTGTCGTATGTAATGATCCAGAAGGAATTGTAGAAACTTATAGAGTTGGCGCCCTTGGGACAATCATTTTAGGTGATGATCAAAAAGATGTTtcttttgtatctccgttaccTGCATCTATTTTGGCAACTGACCAATACAGTGTGCTTCAGTCTTTCTTGAACTCTACAAA AAACCCACAAGGAAGTATACTAAAAAGTGAAACTACTAAAGATACACATGCTCCTGTAGTTGCTTCCTTCTCTTCACGCGGGCCAAACAGCATTTTAGAAGATATTTTGAAG CCAGATATAAGTGCTCCAGGAATAGATATTTTGGCAGCGTATTCCCCTGTTGCTTCAGTTTCTTTATTCGTTAAGGATAAGAGGCATGCAAAATACAGTATATTATCCGGAACCTCCATGGCTTGTCCACATGTAACCGGTGCAGCTGCCTATATTAAGACATTTCACCCTGATTGGTCTCCATCCGCCATCAAATCTGCCCTGATGACCACTG CTTGGCCAATGAATGCCACTATACAAGGTCAATATGAAGATGGTGAATTTGCTTTTGGGGCTGGCCATATCAATCCAGTGAAAGCAAAAGCTCCTGGTCTAGTTTATGAAGCATCTAAAGATGACTACCTAAAAATGCTTTGCAGTATCAACATTACCACTTTTGGTACATGTCCAAAGCATGTTACAGGATCTCCAAAGGATTTGAATTACCCTTCAATACAAGCTCAAGTGAAtgcagtaaaaaaatttacagttGAGTTTCCCAGAACAGTAACGAATGTTGGCCCTGGTAATTCAACGTATGTGGCTAAAGTAGACGTTGCAGATTCTGATATCAAAGTTAGCGTGAAACCTGGTACTCTCTCCTTCAAGTATTCGGGTGAAAAGAAGTCTTTCGTTGTGACTGTGTCTGGGAAAGGATTAAAAGTTACTAGCAGGTTATCTGCATCACTTGTGTGGTCGGATGGCACTCATAACGTGAGAAGTCCAATTGTTGTGTACACAAATTCATTCTAG